The genomic DNA ATTATCATTGGATTATTCGTCATAGATGCGTATGAAGATATGTTATATAAGTTGAGTTTTTACAACATTGCTTTGTTTGTGCCAATCGCCATCTTTGCGTCAAAAGTGCTCTATAATGCGTATTGTGAATCATATGCAACAAATCTTCGCTTGAAGCAAGAAAAAGAAAAGAACCAATTGTTGAATCAGCATTTGAAGGAAGCGAATCGCCAGTTGGAAATACAAGCCTCTCTCGATGAGTTAACGAAAATTGCGAATCGAAGAGGGTTCTATTATCATCTCAATGAGCTACATCAAACCTATGAAGGACAGCCGTTCGACATGAGTACGATTATGATGGATGTGGATCATTTTAAGCGTTTTAATGATTATTATGGTCATAGTCCTGGAGACGATGCACTTGTTAAGATTGCGAAGGAGCTTCGAAAGGTGGCGGAGGATACGGATGGTTTTGTTGCTCGTTGGGGTGGGGAAGAGTTTATTTACGTCGCACATGGGAAAAGTACCGAGCAGATGGTGGCTATTTGTCAACGGGTACAAGTGGCAATTCGAGCGTTGAAAATACCACACGCACATTCTGAGGTTTCAGATTATGTGACGCTTAGTCTAGGGGCGACTATAGCTAAAGTTGCTGATCAAGAAGACATTCAAACCTGTATTATGAGTGCAGATAAAATATTATATGAAGTGAAAATAGAGGGACGCAATGACTTTAAATATGACGTTTAAGAAGGTGTAGAGGGGATTCAAACCAAAAGATAACTGGTTTGAATCCCCTCTATATATTTACAGCCGCAGGTGCTGGCTTCTGAATCTGCCGAGCTAAATAAATATTTGGGGTATTTTTCTCAATTAAATCATCCTTTTACCTCCTTTTCTCAAATAAAATGATGTTATCAGAGTGTGTATACATTTACAACAATTTACTTTTGATGAGAAACTTCATAAAGTTGAGTTAGCAGGAAAACAAACGCGATGGGGGTGTAGAATTAGTGTGGTAACAGCATTAGTCTGGGAGAAACCGGCTGATTATAAGATGGGACCGATAGATCAAGACGGTTTATGGAAAAAGATCATTGGGGAGTTGTTTGAAGAATTTTTGTTGTTTTTTTCACCAGAATTGCATGCGCAAGTCGATTTTTCAATTGGGGCAGATTTTTTACAGCAGGAGCTTTTTCAGGAAATCATCGAGGACAAATCGGGACGGCGTTCAACCGATCAATTAGTAAAAGTCTATCTCAAAGGCGGCGAAGAAAAATGGATTTTGGTGCATGTGGAAGTTCAAAGTAACAATGAGGAAGACTTCGCGGAGCGTATGTTTCAATATTTTTATCGCATTTATGATCAGTACAATAAAAAGATTGTCGCGTTAGCGGTGATGACATCGCCACATCGCAGTCGGTATCCAACAGAATTTTGCTACAGTTATTTTGGCTCGAAGCTGCATTACGCGTATACTAATTGTAAGCTAACAGACTATGATTACGCAGAATTAGAGCAGTCAGATAAGTTATTTAGCAAAATCGTCCTTGCCGCCAAGTATATGCACGACACGAAGAAAGACACGGACAAACGTTATGCGTTTAAGATGAAGCTCATGCGGGAAATTATTAAAAGTAAACAATATTCGGGGACAGAAATTCAAGCAGTTTTCTATTTTTTTGATTATTTATTACGACTACCGGAAAACTTATCTCGAAAGTTAAATGACACACTCATTCCGATTATCCAAAAGGAGGTCAATGACATGGTGCAATTTGATAGTGGGGAGTGGTCTCCAACGATGGAAGCCGTTTTCGCAAAGATACGAGAGGATGGGGAAAGAAGAGGGATAGAATAAGGGATACAGCAAGGATTGGAGCAGGGATTAGAACAAGGCGTAGCACAAGTCGTGCTGGAAATGTTGCGGGAAGGCGCTTCAATAGACTTTATCACTAGGGTAACTCATTTGAATCCAGAAAAAATTGAGGAACTGAGGGCCAGGCTTCAATAAAGGAGGTCAATGACATAGTACAATTTGATAGTGGAGAGTGGTCTCCAACGATGGAAGCTGTTTTCGCAAAGATACGAGAGGGTGGGGAAAGAAGAGGGATAGAATAAGGGTTAGAGCAAGGCGAAAGGAAAGTTGTGCTGGAGATGCTGAAAAAAGGATTTACCATTGATGTTATTGCGGAGGTAACGCAGTTAGATCAAGAAAAGATTGCGGAACTGAGAGCGACGCTTCAATAATAGAAAGTGGCTGCAGGACGCAGCGAACTTAGAATGCTTTTCTTTCGGTTGCACAAACAGTGATGGTGGTGGGTGCCAGGCTATTGAAACAATTCGCGTCCTTTCATGAATTGTGGCAATGCCTGGCTCCTGCCTTTGTCTGAAGGACTGTTATCGTCAAATATAATACGTAAAATCCTCGGGAAGAACACGTTTTAAAAATTGCTGTGTGCGTTCTTCTTTTGGATTGACGAAAATATCCTGTGGCGAACCTTCTTCTACAACGACGCCGCGATCCATGAAAATCACTTTGTTGGCGACATCTTTGGCGAAGGACATTTCATGCGTGACAACTAACATGGTGGTGCCTTCACTGGCGATATTTTTCATGACGGTTAACACTTCGCCAACGAGTTCGGGATCGAGTGCCGATGTGGGTTCATCGAACAAAATGATGTCGGGATTGAGGGCGACGGCTCTGGCAATACCGACACGTTGCTGTTGGCCACCTGATAATTCGCTTGGATAGGCGTCATACTTCTCGGAAAGGCCTACTTTGGTCAAGGCTTGTTTGCCGATTTCATTGGCCTCTGCTTTTGAAATTTTCCTGCCGATAATCAATCCTTCTGTGACATTTTCCAAAGCGGTTTTATTGTTAAATAAGTTGTAGTTTTGGAAGACGAAGGCGATTTTTTGACGAATGCCATGGATTTGTTTTTTAGATGCGGTTTTCAAATCAACGTCAATGTCGCCGAAAATAGCCTGCCCTTGATCAGCCTTTTCGAGAAAGTTCAAGCATCTGAGCAAGGTAGTTTTGCCGGAGCCACTCGGGCCGAGTATGACAACAACATCTCCCTTATCGATAGAGATGTCGACGCCTTTTAAAATTTCGTTTTTCCCAAAGGATTTATGCACATTTTTAACATTTAACATAATCGTACCCCTCCATTAAGCTGTTGCCGGCTTATATTTACTCAAGCGCTTCTCGTACAATTTAAAGGCGTATTCAACCAAACTACATAAAATCAAGTAAACGAGAAAGATATCGATGTATGCTTCGACATAGTTGTAGCCGACATTTGCGGCGACTTTGGCGCGTAATGTGATTTCTTGCAAGGACATGGCGTAGCCCAAAGAAGTCGCTTTTATCAAGTTAACGGTTGCGGTACAAATATTGGGTAATGCGACAACGAGCGCTTGTGGAATGATAATTCGGCGAAAGGCCTGCACATTCGTTAATCCGACAGATTGCGCGGCTTCCAGTTGCCCTTTATTGACGGTGCTCAACGCGGAGCGGAATACTTCAATGAGAACGGCCGTCGTGTTGAATGAAAAGACGATGAAAGCATACCAAATTGGGTGAATATCATAGACATTGATGCCGATGTCGAACTTCGTAAAAAACGATGTAAGCAATAAAGGCACACTGCTGTAAACGATGAAAATTTGAATGATAATCGGTGTTCCACGCACAAATGACACATAGACTTGCGCAAAACGATGCAATACGGGAATGCGATTAATGCGTGTGAGTGCCAATAGAAACCCGGCTGGCAACGCGATGAGTAAGGAGATAACCGTTACGACTAATGCGATGGGAACTCCTGACAATGCCACGAAAAATGTATCCCATAAAAACTTGTAATTTAACCCCTCTGACATGTTCCCACCTCCTTACGTCGTTTTAACGGCTTGTTTGCCTTTGCCGAATACTTTTTCTAGTTTCAAGAAGAACTGTTCAATGGCAATGGACAGCACCCAGTAAATAATCGCTAATGCCAAGAAAATCTCTAAT from Sporosarcina sp. FSL K6-1522 includes the following:
- a CDS encoding amino acid ABC transporter permease, giving the protein MSEGLNYKFLWDTFFVALSGVPIALVVTVISLLIALPAGFLLALTRINRIPVLHRFAQVYVSFVRGTPIIIQIFIVYSSVPLLLTSFFTKFDIGINVYDIHPIWYAFIVFSFNTTAVLIEVFRSALSTVNKGQLEAAQSVGLTNVQAFRRIIIPQALVVALPNICTATVNLIKATSLGYAMSLQEITLRAKVAANVGYNYVEAYIDIFLVYLILCSLVEYAFKLYEKRLSKYKPATA
- a CDS encoding diguanylate cyclase gives rise to the protein MKSILRTAFMTNQYNEERFRRVRVIENINRLHLATKMYIFIISWFMIVNLLFRPYEVETMFLYIIVYGLFIIVNLIFLIAFRPEKFRRSSRSNVVGYYEKVVLSYILISMVLGSMISIIDMIQYEHVMVFMMNMIICSGFFLTTSRQMIVPIFVSTAIIIIGLFVIDAYEDMLYKLSFYNIALFVPIAIFASKVLYNAYCESYATNLRLKQEKEKNQLLNQHLKEANRQLEIQASLDELTKIANRRGFYYHLNELHQTYEGQPFDMSTIMMDVDHFKRFNDYYGHSPGDDALVKIAKELRKVAEDTDGFVARWGGEEFIYVAHGKSTEQMVAICQRVQVAIRALKIPHAHSEVSDYVTLSLGATIAKVADQEDIQTCIMSADKILYEVKIEGRNDFKYDV
- a CDS encoding amino acid ABC transporter ATP-binding protein is translated as MLNVKNVHKSFGKNEILKGVDISIDKGDVVVILGPSGSGKTTLLRCLNFLEKADQGQAIFGDIDVDLKTASKKQIHGIRQKIAFVFQNYNLFNNKTALENVTEGLIIGRKISKAEANEIGKQALTKVGLSEKYDAYPSELSGGQQQRVGIARAVALNPDIILFDEPTSALDPELVGEVLTVMKNIASEGTTMLVVTHEMSFAKDVANKVIFMDRGVVVEEGSPQDIFVNPKEERTQQFLKRVLPEDFTYYI
- a CDS encoding Rpn family recombination-promoting nuclease/putative transposase: MVTALVWEKPADYKMGPIDQDGLWKKIIGELFEEFLLFFSPELHAQVDFSIGADFLQQELFQEIIEDKSGRRSTDQLVKVYLKGGEEKWILVHVEVQSNNEEDFAERMFQYFYRIYDQYNKKIVALAVMTSPHRSRYPTEFCYSYFGSKLHYAYTNCKLTDYDYAELEQSDKLFSKIVLAAKYMHDTKKDTDKRYAFKMKLMREIIKSKQYSGTEIQAVFYFFDYLLRLPENLSRKLNDTLIPIIQKEVNDMVQFDSGEWSPTMEAVFAKIREDGERRGIE